Proteins found in one Bacillus subtilis subsp. subtilis str. 168 genomic segment:
- the yobE gene encoding putative SOS response associated phage protein; putative defective prophage 6 (Evidence 3: Putative function from multiple computational evidences; Product type h : extrachromosomal origin), translating into MCGKFTLFSEFDDIIEQFNIDQFLPEGEYHPSYNVAPSQNILTIINDGSNNRLGKLRWGLIPPCAKDEKIGYKMINARAETLAEKPSFRKPLGSKRCIIPADSFYEWKRLDPKTKIPMRIKLKSSNLFAFAGLYEKWNTLEGNLLYTCTIITIKPSELMEDIHDRMPVILTDENKKEWLNPKNTDPDYLQSLLLPYDADDMEAYQVSSLVNSPELIESH; encoded by the coding sequence ATGTGTGGCAAGTTCACTTTATTTTCTGAGTTTGATGACATCATTGAGCAATTCAACATAGATCAATTCTTACCTGAAGGTGAATATCACCCTAGCTATAATGTCGCTCCTTCACAAAACATCCTGACAATTATCAACGATGGATCTAATAACCGTCTGGGTAAACTTAGATGGGGTCTTATCCCTCCTTGTGCTAAAGACGAAAAGATCGGTTATAAAATGATTAATGCTCGTGCTGAAACATTGGCCGAGAAACCCAGCTTTCGAAAGCCGCTCGGAAGCAAACGTTGTATCATACCGGCTGACAGTTTTTATGAATGGAAACGCCTTGATCCAAAGACTAAGATTCCTATGCGGATTAAACTTAAATCGTCGAATCTCTTTGCTTTTGCCGGCTTATATGAAAAGTGGAACACGCTAGAAGGCAATCTGTTGTACACTTGCACAATCATCACAATAAAGCCTAGTGAGCTTATGGAAGACATTCATGATCGGATGCCAGTTATCCTAACTGATGAGAACAAAAAGGAATGGCTAAATCCTAAAAATACTGATCCTGATTATCTACAAAGCTTGTTGCTGCCTTATGATGCTGATGACATGGAAGCATATCAGGTATCTTCATTAGTGAATTCACCTGAGCTCATTGAATCCCATTAA
- the yobF gene encoding hypothetical protein (Evidence 4: Unknown function but conserved in other organisms) — protein sequence MLVYIGNGHYCYSNSTAMFLSSIGENVSPQLVEILTGVGLGAMIEYEKNLYFSMRDPDDGINYALNILGFTAEEHQQASDLDDPFPLLKQQIKQNPVILGPLDMGELTYHPNHKNLNGSDHYVLGYQMDNENIYVQDPAGFPFVPLSLDQFKKAWMAERIPYRKGINKYWSTAKKVVTLDNNEIYERAIDYFKRTYRKFEKVDIGLIGREAICFYADQLLNAPITADTIRHTTFFLFQLSARRANDYAMYFKDRHSHLSVLKTEQAKVFGICHSMSVNKDWKGISEKLMKLADLEDNFRLELLKVGY from the coding sequence ATGTTAGTGTATATAGGAAATGGCCATTACTGTTATTCAAATTCAACTGCAATGTTTCTTTCATCAATAGGAGAAAATGTATCTCCTCAACTTGTAGAGATATTAACTGGTGTTGGGTTAGGTGCCATGATAGAATATGAAAAAAACCTTTATTTTAGTATGAGAGATCCTGATGATGGTATCAATTATGCTTTAAACATCCTTGGATTTACTGCAGAAGAACATCAGCAAGCTAGTGACTTAGATGACCCATTTCCGTTATTAAAACAGCAAATCAAACAAAACCCTGTCATTCTAGGCCCTTTAGATATGGGGGAGCTAACATACCATCCGAATCATAAAAATTTAAATGGTTCTGACCATTATGTTCTAGGGTACCAAATGGATAATGAAAATATTTATGTGCAAGATCCAGCAGGCTTTCCATTTGTTCCATTATCACTGGACCAATTTAAGAAGGCTTGGATGGCGGAAAGGATTCCGTATAGGAAAGGAATCAATAAATATTGGTCTACAGCAAAAAAGGTTGTCACATTAGACAATAACGAAATATACGAGAGAGCAATTGATTATTTTAAGAGAACTTATCGGAAATTCGAAAAAGTGGATATAGGGTTAATTGGAAGGGAAGCAATTTGTTTTTATGCTGATCAATTATTAAATGCCCCTATTACAGCTGATACTATAAGGCATACAACATTCTTCCTTTTCCAATTAAGTGCAAGAAGGGCCAACGATTATGCAATGTATTTTAAAGATAGGCATTCACATTTATCAGTGTTGAAGACTGAACAGGCTAAGGTGTTTGGGATATGTCATTCTATGTCTGTAAATAAAGATTGGAAAGGTATATCGGAGAAGTTAATGAAGCTAGCCGATTTAGAGGATAATTTTAGATTGGAACTTTTAAAAGTCGGCTATTAA
- the yozW gene encoding hypothetical protein; putative defective prophage 6 (Evidence 5: Unknown function), with the protein MTEIKANSTVMIHVLADETLSSIKREYVEVDRKTEIGEKIIIVDKNDPDDEYENGAI; encoded by the coding sequence ATGACGGAAATTAAAGCGAACTCAACTGTAATGATTCACGTACTGGCTGACGAAACACTTAGCAGCATCAAGCGCGAATACGTAGAGGTCGATCGTAAAACGGAGATTGGCGAGAAGATCATTATTGTTGATAAAAATGATCCAGATGATGAATACGAGAACGGAGCAATTTAA
- the yozX gene encoding putative phage protein; putative defective prophage 6 (Evidence 3: Putative function from multiple computational evidences; Product type h : extrachromosomal origin) — translation MNFLLDLFTNWTFDKVLDYTLAAVIWSVFKSRSKQNKYPGYFEKIRRYRNLHPLLRSLSMRVLLSITIHPYMFS, via the coding sequence ATGAATTTTCTTCTTGATCTTTTTACAAATTGGACTTTTGATAAAGTCCTGGATTATACACTAGCTGCTGTAATTTGGTCTGTATTTAAATCCAGATCAAAGCAGAATAAGTATCCAGGCTATTTCGAGAAAATACGCCGCTATAGAAATTTACATCCCCTTCTGCGATCGTTATCGATGCGTGTACTTTTATCGATAACGATCCATCCTTATATGTTTAGTTAA
- the yozJ gene encoding hypothetical protein (Evidence 5: Unknown function), translating to MADRYVLIEVNEDGEGRLKDEAVTWIDFRLSIVDFNASEGLNQLMEQISKDVKDELVLVLFNYRVKSSYDSWSGATEYEDFFDVEFFKVIKKNYKKFYQGLVTVELDVGINGFDNIESMPTDSNQNYYRNLIAEWEEFYNEDFIPLSLNKR from the coding sequence ATGGCTGACAGATATGTATTAATTGAAGTGAATGAAGACGGAGAAGGAAGGTTAAAAGATGAAGCTGTTACTTGGATTGACTTCCGATTAAGCATTGTAGATTTTAATGCCAGTGAAGGACTAAATCAATTAATGGAGCAAATATCAAAAGATGTGAAAGATGAGTTAGTTTTGGTTCTTTTTAATTATCGTGTTAAGTCCTCTTATGATTCTTGGAGTGGAGCAACTGAATATGAAGACTTCTTTGATGTTGAATTTTTCAAAGTAATTAAAAAGAATTATAAGAAGTTTTACCAAGGATTAGTGACAGTAGAATTAGATGTCGGTATTAATGGTTTTGACAATATTGAATCTATGCCAACCGACTCTAACCAAAACTATTATAGAAACTTAATTGCTGAGTGGGAAGAGTTTTACAATGAAGATTTTATCCCATTAAGTCTAAATAAAAGATAG
- the yozY gene encoding putative transcriptional regulator from bacteriophage; putative defective prophage 6 (Evidence 3: Putative function from multiple computational evidences; Product type h : extrachromosomal origin), translated as MNLRKILLSSALSLGMLVSAAPVLATSSSSEVIVKSDEYDYDTIYQLSPLPNFKPSIEYNGYTYTLTRYYFDYSIQFYTAIYTKVV; from the coding sequence TTGAACCTTCGAAAAATTTTATTGAGTTCTGCTTTATCATTAGGTATGCTGGTATCTGCTGCTCCTGTCTTGGCAACAAGTTCTTCGTCTGAAGTGATAGTAAAAAGTGATGAATATGATTATGACACCATATATCAGCTTAGCCCCCTACCAAACTTCAAGCCTTCTATTGAATACAATGGATATACTTATACTCTCACACGTTATTATTTCGATTACTCAATTCAGTTTTATACGGCTATTTATACAAAAGTTGTTTAA
- the rapK gene encoding response regulator aspartate phosphatase (Evidence 1a: Function from experimental evidences in the studied strain; PubMedId: 16816200, 25225273; Product type e: enzyme) → MSKIASEVVATTLNDWYIAIKKQKVDESIKYYSEIKKLFDEMEEDQEVLAYYSLLEERHKMLLHSSRGEPLQKHTYFTEDNQNFITKTNDKLEYNFYLFEAMYEAYNKNYDRAINLYGLAEKKLAEIPDEIEAAEFYSKVSYLYTLVKQSIVAQHYIKNAISIYKRHPDYKCKLATSTMIAAANYADMKRFEEAEQYYLEAIDIAKETKDEFLKAQLFHNLSIVYSDWNKPDKCIESLEKAIGNESWLHSIYYINSLFMMIKELFKIDEKMKAINFYNKAQERLILMENKVYEAKISILYNLYCGELKNNFNNCISNIEFLKQQNELESVDELSYIAAKRFESIGAFEEATSFFNAKIWAEQKMNQVEGIL, encoded by the coding sequence ATGAGTAAGATCGCTTCTGAAGTTGTCGCTACTACACTGAATGACTGGTACATTGCTATAAAAAAACAAAAGGTTGATGAATCAATAAAATATTATTCAGAGATAAAGAAACTTTTTGATGAAATGGAAGAAGATCAAGAAGTTCTTGCGTATTATAGTCTATTAGAAGAAAGACATAAAATGTTGCTGCATTCTTCACGAGGAGAGCCTTTACAAAAGCACACCTATTTTACTGAAGACAATCAAAACTTCATAACAAAAACAAATGATAAATTAGAATACAACTTTTATTTATTTGAAGCAATGTACGAGGCATACAACAAAAACTATGATCGAGCAATTAACCTATATGGATTAGCTGAGAAAAAGCTTGCAGAAATTCCAGATGAAATTGAAGCAGCTGAATTTTACTCTAAAGTCTCTTACTTATATACTCTTGTTAAACAAAGCATTGTGGCACAACATTATATAAAAAATGCAATTTCAATATATAAGCGACACCCTGATTATAAATGCAAACTAGCTACATCAACAATGATTGCAGCTGCAAACTATGCTGATATGAAACGATTTGAGGAAGCAGAACAATATTACTTAGAAGCAATTGATATTGCAAAAGAAACAAAAGATGAATTTTTAAAAGCTCAATTATTTCACAATCTTAGTATCGTTTATTCTGATTGGAACAAACCTGATAAATGCATTGAATCTCTTGAAAAAGCAATAGGAAATGAATCTTGGTTACATTCGATTTATTATATAAATTCTTTATTCATGATGATTAAAGAACTCTTTAAAATTGACGAAAAAATGAAAGCCATTAATTTTTACAATAAAGCACAGGAAAGACTCATATTAATGGAGAATAAAGTATACGAAGCCAAAATCAGCATCCTGTATAACCTTTATTGTGGGGAATTAAAAAATAATTTCAATAATTGTATTAGTAATATTGAGTTTTTAAAACAGCAAAATGAACTTGAAAGTGTAGATGAATTGTCCTACATAGCTGCAAAAAGGTTTGAATCAATAGGTGCTTTTGAAGAAGCAACGAGCTTTTTCAATGCGAAAATTTGGGCTGAACAGAAAATGAATCAGGTGGAGGGAATCTTATGA
- the phrK gene encoding secreted regulator of the activity of phosphatase RapK (Evidence 1a: Function from experimental evidences in the studied strain; PubMedId: 11587781, 16816200; Product type r: regulator), with protein sequence MKKLVLCVSILAVILSGVALTQLSTDSPSNIQVAERPVGG encoded by the coding sequence ATGAAAAAACTTGTGCTTTGCGTATCTATTTTAGCTGTGATTTTAAGTGGAGTAGCTTTAACGCAATTGAGTACAGATTCACCATCTAACATCCAGGTAGCTGAAAGGCCAGTCGGAGGTTAA
- the yozL gene encoding conserved hypothetical protein of phage origin; putative defective prophage 6 (Evidence 4: Unknown function but conserved in other organisms; PubMedId: 12137951) — MMLEQLIQLKQDLIDGSKVEKPSLDDKQIDEMDILVSEALEFNKELKFKLFNKGFVENVTGRVHYINFEQQKLHVKDQNDNTVYINMNNIIRVIYND, encoded by the coding sequence ATGATGCTAGAACAATTAATACAGCTTAAACAAGATTTGATTGATGGATCAAAAGTTGAAAAGCCATCTTTAGATGACAAACAAATTGATGAGATGGATATTCTCGTTTCTGAGGCATTGGAATTTAATAAAGAGTTGAAATTCAAACTCTTTAACAAGGGATTTGTTGAAAATGTTACCGGCAGAGTACATTACATTAATTTTGAACAACAAAAGCTTCACGTAAAAGACCAGAACGACAATACAGTTTATATCAACATGAATAACATCATAAGAGTTATATACAATGACTGA
- the yozM gene encoding putative bacteriophage protein; putative defective prophage 6 (Evidence 3: Putative function from multiple computational evidences; Product type h : extrachromosomal origin): MKKRLIGFLVLVPALIMWGITLIESNKKTPVEVLESAWDEFGLFSFEIGITDPAITIGMDQTKSEAKLREYLKDNLSREAKEKYKIYIFKDDTDKLEKEHQEYLKENNLNK; this comes from the coding sequence ATGAAGAAGAGGTTAATTGGATTTTTGGTCTTAGTTCCTGCTTTGATTATGTGGGGTATAACTTTAATCGAATCAAACAAAAAGACCCCTGTAGAAGTTTTAGAAAGTGCTTGGGATGAATTTGGGTTATTTAGTTTTGAAATTGGAATAACAGATCCGGCAATTACAATAGGCATGGATCAAACCAAAAGTGAAGCAAAACTCCGTGAATATTTAAAAGATAATCTGTCTAGAGAAGCCAAGGAAAAATATAAGATTTATATATTCAAGGATGATACTGATAAGCTGGAGAAAGAGCATCAAGAATATTTGAAAGAAAATAATCTCAATAAGTAA
- the yobI gene encoding putative phage repair NTPase with transmembrane helices; putative defective prophage 6 (Evidence 3: Putative function from multiple computational evidences; PubMedId: 15128444; Product type e: enzyme), translating into MGEIKKKFVQWLEKLLIRLKEPNVKEESLFEDLSPSNDVDTDGKYSKALSWGLENKKVKNIALTGPYGSGKSSILNTFQKQYSREYSFLNISLATFNTDTDDMENKLEKSILQQMIYRVHDRTIPFSRFKRIKHIRTKSIIINLIFFFAFIIVGIYLFKPDALKGIYAETLVSRSLGTEDQQQIRLTILLALFFIVYPLLAYKRIYHFVRANLKLNKVTIANTTLEKNTGEENSSIFDKYLDEILYFFEASKYNVVIFEDLDRFNNIGIFERLRELNELINNSEQIDRRVVFIYAIKDDIFGDADTEKLTRDRTKFFDFIIPVIPIINASNSGDILKKKIKHSPYSDLINTHFLEDVTIYIDDMRVLKNIFNEFVIYQQKLSAIDLDPNKMLAMIIYKNIYPVDFSKLQYNKGLVYEIFQKKQLIIEEQIKLINAKIQQLERKLANIEVESLKSIAELNFIYLSELEISNLNSNYDINIDGEVFRGNTSNKDRFFEKLKNADTIYCYLRNRNGPATIKEIATVFGRKPNYFEREDAIKAIEKNEIQKFKKELLELEREKQEIRAQSLQVLITKMNSKDVFSDKLYEKKLLVYLLRHGYIDEMYNHYITYFYPESLSLSDIKFVFSIKNHESLPYSFELDNIGKIMSKLVGAEFKQIEVLNFHLLNYIMDHSEYRNYYDSIIERLANGSKESVTFIDGFKERAINKAAFIQSISSKWDDFWSFIELRSNYTQQKKEEYLSDILTYADIADIIRMNKESVMSFTLSKYLNLLSLVSDEEKIKELLLKLQVKFKSLDHLLNSETIYDFVVQRNLYEINIKTLSVILNDAPNITYAAVKNSDQQAVINYVNDNIDIFVEKVLLTEEIEEPEESFLELLNREDLDKRVKHAMIMKKTFAISDIGELIKELWPIVIRENKMVACWSNVITSYVEYNKKMPDFLIAFLNNPVNRKELSKNNIEAFDDKFDEAILEDISEEIINSRDITDETFEVLIASIQSWIYFPLGNVSEKRAKLLIDNDLLSLTPENFKELKLNFDTLHIQLALRNPDEFIDKQGDFSLDANDIKQLIDSNELSQFNKEIFVQHLNSNCLTDGNNDILKDTIYFINEHNLKITNELLTFLLESPTTLDTRLSLLAGQIKHIDNESITEFLTKIGEPYSEIAEKGRRIKISNNRTNKALVTALESKNYISSFKEDRERLRVNTKKK; encoded by the coding sequence TTGGGGGAAATCAAAAAAAAATTTGTGCAGTGGTTAGAGAAACTTCTGATTAGACTAAAAGAACCTAATGTTAAGGAAGAAAGCCTTTTTGAAGATCTTTCTCCTAGCAATGATGTCGACACTGATGGAAAATATTCTAAAGCACTAAGTTGGGGGTTAGAAAATAAAAAAGTGAAAAATATCGCCCTAACTGGTCCCTACGGGTCTGGAAAAAGTAGCATATTAAATACCTTTCAAAAACAATACAGCAGGGAATATAGTTTCTTAAATATATCCTTAGCTACATTCAACACAGATACGGATGATATGGAGAATAAGTTAGAGAAAAGCATCTTGCAACAAATGATATACCGGGTACACGATAGAACCATTCCCTTTTCTAGGTTTAAAAGAATTAAGCATATAAGGACTAAGAGCATAATTATAAATTTGATTTTCTTTTTTGCATTTATTATAGTTGGCATCTACCTTTTTAAACCTGATGCACTTAAAGGAATATATGCTGAGACGTTAGTTTCAAGGAGTCTCGGTACTGAAGATCAGCAACAAATACGACTGACTATATTATTAGCACTGTTCTTTATAGTATATCCTCTACTCGCATATAAAAGAATTTATCATTTTGTCCGTGCCAACTTAAAATTGAATAAGGTTACAATTGCTAATACAACGTTAGAAAAAAATACAGGGGAAGAAAACTCTTCTATATTTGATAAATATTTAGATGAAATATTATATTTTTTTGAAGCCTCCAAGTATAATGTTGTAATATTTGAGGACTTAGATCGCTTTAATAATATAGGTATTTTTGAAAGATTAAGAGAATTAAATGAACTTATAAATAATTCAGAACAAATAGATAGACGTGTTGTTTTTATATATGCGATAAAAGATGATATTTTTGGAGATGCAGACACTGAAAAGTTAACTAGAGACCGCACAAAATTTTTTGATTTTATTATCCCAGTAATACCAATTATTAATGCATCTAATTCAGGAGACATACTTAAAAAGAAAATAAAACATTCACCATATTCTGATTTGATAAACACTCATTTCTTAGAGGATGTAACAATTTACATTGATGACATGAGAGTATTAAAGAATATTTTTAATGAATTTGTTATATACCAACAAAAACTAAGTGCAATTGATCTTGATCCTAACAAAATGTTAGCAATGATAATCTACAAAAATATTTATCCTGTGGATTTTTCTAAATTACAATATAACAAAGGGTTGGTATATGAAATCTTTCAAAAAAAACAACTTATAATTGAGGAACAAATAAAATTAATTAATGCTAAAATACAACAATTAGAGAGGAAATTAGCGAATATAGAAGTTGAGTCTTTAAAATCAATTGCTGAATTAAATTTTATATACTTGAGCGAATTAGAAATATCAAATTTGAATTCTAATTATGATATTAATATAGATGGCGAGGTATTTAGAGGCAATACATCTAATAAAGATCGGTTTTTTGAGAAGTTAAAAAATGCGGATACTATCTATTGTTATTTAAGAAATAGAAATGGTCCAGCGACAATTAAAGAAATTGCAACTGTTTTTGGTCGGAAACCGAACTACTTTGAAAGAGAAGATGCCATCAAGGCTATAGAGAAAAATGAAATCCAAAAATTCAAGAAAGAACTATTGGAATTAGAGAGAGAAAAGCAAGAAATAAGAGCGCAATCTTTACAAGTATTAATTACAAAAATGAATTCAAAGGATGTATTTTCTGATAAGCTTTACGAGAAAAAATTACTTGTTTACCTGCTACGTCATGGATATATTGATGAAATGTATAACCATTACATCACTTACTTCTATCCAGAAAGTTTAAGTCTTTCCGATATTAAATTTGTATTTAGTATTAAAAACCACGAGTCATTGCCTTACAGCTTTGAGCTGGATAATATCGGTAAAATAATGAGCAAATTAGTTGGTGCTGAATTTAAGCAAATAGAGGTACTTAATTTTCATCTCTTAAACTATATAATGGATCATTCTGAATACCGTAATTATTATGATAGCATAATTGAGCGACTTGCAAATGGAAGTAAAGAATCTGTTACATTCATAGATGGTTTTAAAGAAAGGGCAATAAATAAAGCTGCCTTTATCCAATCGATATCTAGTAAATGGGATGATTTTTGGAGTTTTATTGAACTTAGATCCAATTATACACAACAGAAAAAAGAGGAATACTTGTCAGATATACTTACATATGCTGATATAGCTGATATTATCCGAATGAATAAAGAGTCGGTCATGTCTTTCACATTATCCAAGTACTTAAATCTTCTCAGCTTAGTATCTGATGAGGAGAAAATAAAAGAACTACTATTAAAACTCCAAGTTAAATTTAAAAGTTTGGATCATTTGCTAAATTCTGAAACAATATATGACTTTGTTGTTCAACGAAATCTATACGAAATTAATATCAAAACTTTATCAGTTATTTTAAATGATGCTCCCAATATAACGTATGCTGCAGTTAAAAACTCTGATCAGCAGGCTGTTATCAATTACGTAAATGACAATATTGATATATTTGTTGAAAAAGTTTTACTTACTGAGGAGATTGAGGAACCAGAGGAAAGTTTTCTGGAGTTATTAAATCGGGAGGATTTAGATAAGAGAGTAAAGCATGCAATGATCATGAAAAAAACTTTTGCCATCTCGGATATTGGTGAATTGATTAAAGAGTTATGGCCAATTGTGATCCGTGAAAATAAAATGGTTGCATGCTGGTCAAACGTTATTACTTCTTATGTAGAATACAATAAAAAAATGCCTGATTTCTTAATAGCTTTCTTAAACAATCCTGTTAATAGAAAAGAGCTCTCTAAAAATAATATAGAGGCGTTTGATGATAAATTTGACGAAGCGATTTTAGAAGATATCTCAGAAGAAATCATTAATAGTCGGGATATTACAGACGAAACATTCGAAGTGTTAATTGCTAGTATTCAAAGTTGGATTTACTTTCCGCTCGGAAATGTTAGTGAAAAAAGAGCAAAATTATTGATTGATAATGATTTGTTATCTCTAACACCGGAAAATTTTAAAGAGTTAAAATTAAATTTTGATACACTTCATATCCAACTCGCTTTGAGAAACCCTGACGAGTTTATTGATAAACAAGGTGATTTTTCCCTTGATGCCAATGATATAAAGCAACTCATAGATAGCAACGAGCTCTCTCAATTTAACAAAGAAATATTTGTACAACATTTAAATTCTAACTGTTTGACAGATGGAAATAATGATATTCTTAAAGATACAATTTATTTTATTAATGAGCATAACCTGAAAATCACCAATGAACTACTAACCTTTTTGCTTGAATCACCTACAACATTGGATACTAGGTTATCGTTGCTAGCTGGACAAATAAAGCATATTGATAATGAATCAATTACTGAATTTTTAACTAAAATAGGGGAACCTTACTCTGAAATTGCTGAAAAAGGCAGACGAATAAAGATCTCAAATAATAGAACTAATAAAGCGTTGGTGACTGCATTAGAGTCTAAAAACTACATATCCTCTTTTAAAGAAGATAGAGAGAGATTACGTGTGAATACTAAAAAAAAATAA
- the bsrE gene encoding type I toxin (BsrE/AsrE) (Evidence 1a: Function from experimental evidences in the studied strain; PubMedId: 26565032, 26940229; Product type f: factor), which produces MSTFQALMLMLAIGSFIIALLTYIEKIDLP; this is translated from the coding sequence ATGTCAACATTCCAGGCATTAATGCTAATGCTTGCAATCGGGTCGTTTATAATCGCCCTATTGACGTATATAGAAAAAATAGACCTCCCTTGA
- the yobJ gene encoding conserved protein of unknown function; putative defective prophage 6 (Evidence 4: Unknown function but conserved in other organisms; PubMedId: 11866510) yields the protein MELLDIWNWIQQNGILTAVITGIVALLFNQRQKSIERFYSQSGETLEKILEPMYYSLKEIKNEEDENHKMVLIEKFFEEYSGKKGKLSKLRNILLIDQILNTEDCFREYILNKNSENRKKLFYKMRMLDQAVNKEYRSIFVTLNKNYNWYKVLFRTNYILSAVFVFVRWFKETLAFFVGASAFAFIPLLYDKYLGEQVLGNWLEVNKLIFGLSCSALYIFWIIHYFLLKDTMQRKDEISLFQEWFDKTKLGKWTNKNVWGKIGNWNVERRARRVRNDEDV from the coding sequence TTGGAGTTATTAGATATTTGGAATTGGATACAACAAAATGGTATTCTTACTGCAGTAATTACGGGTATAGTTGCATTGCTATTCAATCAAAGACAAAAAAGTATAGAACGATTCTACTCTCAATCAGGTGAAACATTAGAAAAAATTTTAGAGCCTATGTATTATTCCCTAAAAGAAATAAAGAATGAAGAAGATGAAAACCATAAAATGGTCCTTATAGAAAAATTTTTCGAAGAATATAGTGGGAAAAAGGGGAAGCTATCAAAACTTAGAAACATCTTATTGATAGATCAAATTTTGAATACAGAAGATTGTTTCAGAGAGTATATTTTAAACAAGAACAGCGAGAATAGGAAAAAATTATTTTATAAAATGAGAATGTTAGATCAAGCAGTTAATAAAGAATATAGAAGTATATTTGTTACTCTAAACAAGAATTATAATTGGTATAAAGTTCTTTTTAGAACGAATTATATTTTAAGCGCTGTTTTTGTTTTTGTTAGATGGTTTAAAGAAACTCTAGCTTTTTTTGTCGGTGCTTCAGCATTTGCTTTTATACCCCTTCTATATGATAAATATTTAGGCGAACAAGTTTTAGGAAATTGGTTAGAGGTAAATAAACTTATTTTTGGACTTTCTTGTTCAGCTCTTTATATCTTTTGGATAATACATTATTTCCTTTTAAAAGATACAATGCAAAGGAAAGATGAAATATCTTTGTTTCAGGAATGGTTTGATAAAACTAAGCTAGGGAAATGGACTAACAAGAATGTCTGGGGAAAGATTGGGAATTGGAATGTTGAAAGACGAGCTAGAAGAGTAAGAAATGATGAAGATGTATAA